In Nocardioides sp. JQ2195, a genomic segment contains:
- a CDS encoding succinic semialdehyde dehydrogenase: MSIQRPASVTDDFLDRLVSRVPSTAGGTWKLTEVYTGDVLVELPQSTPADIESAFAASRAAQAEWSQWPLKKRLKVFRTFHKLVLDHNETIVDLIQVESGKARRMAFEETLDIPMVAGYYIKRAAKILAPKKHAGPVPVVSSSLEVRQPKGVVGIIAPWNFPFATGISDAIPALIAGNGVVVKPDNKTALSPLYGVELLEKAGLPKGLFQVVCGEGPDVGPTLIDNANYVMFTGSTATGRVIGERAGRNLIGACLELGGKNPMVVLPDANLDETVKAALFGAFGNTGQICMHIERMYIHDSIYDDFKSRFVEATKDLQVGAAYDFEPEVGSLVSVDQKNRVASHVADAVAKGATVLVGGRELPEVGPAFFAPTILEGVTKDMLAGVGETFGPVVALHRYSTEDEAIALANDTDYGLNASVWGGDIDNAIRVGRRIHSGNVNINDILATAYASKGSPSGGVKQSGVGARHGDQGMLKYTDCQNVGILRKQVMGAPEGVPFAENVKQQILGLRVMRKLNIR, from the coding sequence ATGAGCATCCAGCGTCCCGCATCGGTCACCGACGACTTCCTCGACCGGCTCGTCTCCCGCGTCCCGTCCACCGCCGGCGGCACGTGGAAGCTCACCGAGGTCTACACCGGTGACGTGCTCGTCGAGCTCCCGCAGTCGACCCCGGCCGACATCGAGTCCGCCTTCGCCGCCTCGCGGGCCGCGCAGGCCGAGTGGTCGCAGTGGCCGTTGAAGAAGCGGCTGAAGGTCTTCCGCACGTTCCACAAGCTGGTCCTCGACCACAACGAGACCATCGTCGACCTGATCCAGGTCGAGAGCGGCAAGGCCCGCCGGATGGCCTTCGAGGAGACCCTCGACATCCCGATGGTGGCCGGCTACTACATCAAGCGGGCCGCGAAGATCCTGGCGCCGAAGAAGCACGCCGGGCCGGTCCCGGTGGTCTCCTCCTCGCTGGAGGTGCGCCAGCCCAAGGGCGTCGTCGGCATCATCGCGCCGTGGAACTTCCCGTTCGCGACCGGCATCTCCGACGCCATCCCGGCGCTCATCGCCGGCAACGGGGTCGTGGTCAAGCCCGACAACAAGACCGCGCTCTCGCCGCTGTACGGCGTGGAGCTGCTCGAGAAGGCCGGGCTCCCGAAGGGGCTGTTCCAGGTGGTCTGCGGTGAGGGTCCCGACGTCGGGCCGACACTGATCGACAACGCCAACTACGTGATGTTCACCGGCTCGACGGCCACCGGCCGGGTGATCGGCGAACGCGCCGGCCGCAACCTGATCGGTGCCTGCCTCGAGCTCGGCGGCAAGAACCCGATGGTCGTGCTGCCCGACGCCAACCTCGACGAGACCGTGAAGGCGGCGCTGTTCGGGGCCTTCGGCAACACCGGCCAGATCTGCATGCACATCGAGCGGATGTACATCCACGACTCGATCTACGACGACTTCAAGTCACGCTTCGTCGAGGCGACGAAGGACCTCCAGGTCGGGGCGGCGTACGACTTCGAGCCGGAGGTGGGCTCCTTGGTCTCGGTCGACCAGAAGAACCGGGTCGCCTCCCACGTCGCGGACGCGGTGGCCAAGGGGGCGACAGTGCTCGTCGGCGGTCGCGAGCTGCCCGAGGTCGGCCCGGCGTTCTTCGCGCCCACGATCCTCGAGGGCGTCACCAAGGACATGCTGGCCGGCGTCGGCGAGACGTTCGGTCCGGTGGTGGCGCTGCACCGCTACTCGACCGAGGACGAGGCGATCGCGCTGGCCAACGACACCGACTACGGGCTGAACGCCTCGGTGTGGGGAGGCGACATCGACAACGCGATCCGCGTCGGACGACGGATCCACTCGGGCAACGTCAACATCAACGACATCCTGGCCACGGCCTACGCCTCGAAGGGTTCGCCCTCCGGCGGCGTCAAGCAGTCCGGCGTCGGCGCGCGCCACGGCGACCAGGGGATGTTGAAGTACACCGACTGCCAGAACGTCGGCATCCTGCGCAAGCAGGTGATGGGCGCCCCCGAGGGCGTCCCGTTCGCGGAGAACGTCAAGCAGCAGATCCTCGGCCTGCGCGTGATGCGCAAGCTCAACATCCGCTGA
- a CDS encoding class III extradiol ring-cleavage dioxygenase produces MDTTMPALYIGHGAPPLLDDPVWSGQLAAWAKDLPRPKAILIVSAHWESAPVSLTASGAPLVYDFGGFAPKYYQMTYQTPDASALAKRVAAMMPDNEPVHQHRSRGLDHGAWVPLKIMYPEADIPVLQMSLPTEDPYKLLKLGERLRPLRDEGVLIIGSGFLTHGLPFLKDWSIEAAAPGWSKDFDHWAGEALQRGDIDELAAYKSKAPGMPYAHPTVEHYIPLFITLGAARKADDPGDQKIDGYWMGLSKRSLQVA; encoded by the coding sequence ATGGACACAACGATGCCGGCCCTCTACATCGGCCACGGAGCCCCGCCCCTGCTCGACGACCCGGTGTGGTCAGGCCAGCTCGCCGCCTGGGCGAAGGACCTCCCGCGCCCCAAGGCGATCCTGATCGTCAGCGCCCACTGGGAGTCCGCCCCGGTGAGCCTGACCGCGTCCGGCGCGCCCCTGGTCTACGACTTCGGCGGGTTTGCTCCGAAGTACTACCAGATGACCTACCAGACCCCCGATGCCTCCGCGCTGGCCAAGCGCGTGGCCGCGATGATGCCCGACAACGAGCCGGTGCACCAGCACCGCAGCCGCGGGCTCGACCACGGTGCCTGGGTGCCGCTGAAGATCATGTACCCCGAAGCCGACATCCCGGTCCTGCAGATGTCACTGCCCACCGAGGACCCCTACAAGCTGCTCAAGCTCGGCGAGCGGCTTCGTCCACTGCGCGACGAGGGCGTGCTCATCATCGGCTCCGGCTTCCTGACCCACGGGCTCCCGTTCCTCAAGGACTGGAGCATCGAGGCGGCCGCACCGGGCTGGTCGAAGGACTTCGACCACTGGGCCGGCGAGGCGCTGCAGCGTGGCGACATAGACGAGCTGGCGGCGTACAAGTCGAAGGCGCCGGGCATGCCCTACGCCCACCCGACCGTGGAGCACTACATCCCGCTCTTCATCACCCTCGGCGCCGCTCGCAAGGCAGACGACCCGGGCGACCAGAAGATCGACGGCTACTGGATGGGCCTGTCCAAGCGCTCGCTGCAGGTGGCCTGA
- a CDS encoding uracil-DNA glycosylase, with amino-acid sequence MSALRGLVEKGLVAEDWADALAPVDEQIATMGRFLREELAAGRPYLPQGDHVLRAFQRPLADVRVLIVGQDPYPTPGHPIGLSFAVAPDVRPIPRSLVNIYQELETDLGLERAPHGDLTAWADQGVMLLNRVLTVRPGEAASHRGRGWEPVTECAIQALVRRGGPLAAILWGRDAQSLKPMLGVVPWVESAHPSPLSARRGFFGSRPFSRVNRLLEEQGGTPVNWSLV; translated from the coding sequence GTGAGTGCGTTGCGAGGGCTGGTCGAGAAGGGCCTGGTGGCCGAGGACTGGGCCGACGCATTGGCTCCGGTCGACGAGCAGATCGCCACCATGGGGCGGTTCCTGCGCGAGGAGCTGGCAGCCGGTCGGCCCTACCTGCCCCAGGGTGACCACGTGCTGCGAGCCTTCCAGCGCCCGTTGGCCGACGTACGCGTGCTGATCGTCGGCCAGGACCCCTATCCGACCCCGGGCCACCCGATCGGGTTGAGCTTCGCGGTGGCTCCCGACGTACGCCCGATCCCGCGCAGCCTGGTCAACATCTACCAGGAGCTGGAGACCGACCTCGGTCTCGAGCGTGCACCCCACGGTGACCTCACGGCCTGGGCCGACCAGGGCGTGATGCTGTTGAACCGCGTGCTCACGGTGCGCCCGGGCGAGGCCGCCTCCCACCGCGGCCGCGGCTGGGAACCGGTCACCGAGTGCGCCATCCAGGCGTTGGTACGTCGGGGTGGCCCGCTCGCCGCGATCCTCTGGGGGCGTGACGCCCAGTCGCTCAAGCCGATGCTGGGCGTCGTTCCGTGGGTGGAGTCGGCGCACCCGTCGCCGCTCTCCGCGCGACGCGGGTTCTTCGGCTCGCGACCGTTCAGCCGGGTGAACCGGTTGCTCGAGGAGCAGGGCGGCACCCCGGTGAACTGGTCGCTCGTCTGA
- a CDS encoding alpha/beta hydrolase → MTHTFSTVDVAVPGGDLRVGAWDVDGQPDAPTALLIHGVTASHRSWPLVAAHLPDVRLVAPDLRGRGRSNEVAGPAGMATHAADLVRVLDHFDVSSAVVVGHSMGAFVSVVLADLFPERVERLVLVDGGLPLEIPDGLSSDEIVSFLLGPAAERLAMTFPSVEAYLDHWRTHPAFADHWSAAVTDYFAYDLVGSEPALRPSTRYGVMSDDTVDLNTGQTIVDAVSGLRHPTRFLTAPRGLLDQTPGLYSPSRVAELMAALPAVRHTEIADTNHYTITLSEAGAGATAAVVLEELAAAPRVASQA, encoded by the coding sequence ATGACGCACACCTTCTCCACGGTCGACGTGGCCGTGCCCGGCGGCGACCTCAGGGTCGGTGCCTGGGACGTGGACGGCCAACCGGATGCGCCCACGGCGCTGCTGATCCACGGGGTCACGGCCTCACACCGCAGCTGGCCACTGGTCGCCGCGCACCTGCCCGACGTACGCCTGGTCGCTCCGGACCTGCGCGGGCGGGGACGCAGCAACGAGGTGGCCGGGCCAGCCGGCATGGCCACCCATGCGGCCGACCTGGTCCGGGTGCTCGATCACTTCGACGTCTCCTCGGCCGTGGTCGTCGGGCACTCGATGGGCGCCTTCGTCTCGGTGGTGCTGGCCGACCTCTTTCCCGAGCGGGTGGAGCGACTGGTGCTGGTCGACGGCGGCCTGCCCCTCGAGATCCCCGACGGGCTGAGCAGCGACGAGATCGTGTCGTTCCTGCTGGGGCCCGCCGCGGAGCGCCTCGCGATGACCTTCCCGAGCGTCGAGGCCTATCTCGACCACTGGCGGACGCACCCCGCGTTCGCGGACCACTGGTCAGCGGCGGTCACCGACTACTTCGCCTACGACCTGGTCGGCTCCGAACCGGCACTCCGACCGTCGACGCGCTACGGGGTGATGAGCGACGACACGGTCGACCTCAACACCGGGCAGACCATCGTGGACGCGGTCTCCGGGCTGCGCCACCCGACCCGGTTCCTCACGGCACCGCGCGGGCTGCTGGACCAGACGCCCGGCCTCTACTCCCCCAGCCGGGTCGCGGAACTGATGGCGGCGCTGCCCGCCGTACGCCACACGGAGATCGCGGACACCAACCACTACACGATCACGCTGTCGGAGGCCGGTGCCGGAGCCACGGCGGCCGTGGTGCTGGAGGAGCTGGCGGCGGCGCCACGCGTGGCGAGCCAGGCCTGA
- a CDS encoding 3-hydroxybutyrate dehydrogenase, with product MSEQDLAGRTAVVTGGASGIGRACATEFAARGARVVVADVDADAAKSVADEVDGEVWEVDFSDTSSLDDLSLEADILVNNAGIQRVAPIHEFDPDGFRLIHRIMLEAPFLLVRAVLPGMYERGWGRIINVSSAHGLRASAFKSAYVSAKHGLEGLSKVTALEGGPHGVTSNCVNPGYVRTPLVEKQIADQAATHGIPESEVVERIMLTESAIKRLVEADEVASLVGWLASDRAGMVTGASYTMDGGWTAR from the coding sequence ATGAGCGAGCAGGACCTGGCCGGGCGCACCGCGGTCGTCACCGGAGGCGCCAGCGGCATCGGGCGCGCCTGCGCGACCGAGTTCGCCGCCCGTGGCGCCCGTGTGGTCGTGGCCGATGTCGACGCTGATGCGGCCAAGTCCGTTGCCGACGAGGTCGACGGCGAGGTGTGGGAGGTGGACTTCTCCGACACCTCCTCCCTCGACGACCTGTCGCTGGAGGCCGACATCCTGGTGAACAACGCCGGCATCCAGCGGGTTGCACCGATCCACGAGTTCGACCCCGACGGTTTCCGGCTGATCCACCGGATCATGCTCGAAGCGCCGTTCCTGCTGGTCCGCGCGGTGCTGCCTGGCATGTACGAACGCGGATGGGGCCGCATCATCAACGTCTCCAGCGCGCACGGGCTGCGCGCCAGCGCGTTCAAGTCGGCCTACGTCTCGGCCAAGCACGGGCTCGAGGGTCTCTCGAAGGTCACCGCGCTCGAGGGTGGACCGCACGGCGTCACCAGCAACTGCGTGAACCCCGGCTACGTGCGCACTCCCCTGGTCGAGAAGCAGATTGCCGACCAGGCCGCCACGCACGGCATCCCCGAGAGCGAGGTCGTCGAGAGGATCATGCTCACCGAGAGCGCGATCAAGCGCCTGGTCGAGGCCGACGAGGTGGCGTCGTTGGTGGGCTGGCTGGCCTCGGACAGGGCCGGCATGGTCACCGGGGCGTCCTACACGATGGACGGTGGGTGGACGGCCCGATGA
- a CDS encoding TetR/AcrR family transcriptional regulator, which yields MSAPDFNSTPGKVDAPQRKPLTKRGLATRTKLLTAAEKVFADLGYHEASIVKITEQASVGLGTFYLYFESKQQIFEALVEDLNRRVRHSMAQAMEGAPDRLAAERAGFAGFFRFTAEHPALYRVVREAEFVSPQSLELHYSRIVDGYVEGLRKAQAVGEVDDIDPTVAAWALMGLGELIGMRYILWERDADGNPPTELPPDVFEDLMRFINNALAPRPGKDKP from the coding sequence ATGAGCGCTCCTGACTTCAACAGCACCCCCGGAAAGGTCGACGCACCGCAGAGGAAACCGCTCACCAAGCGAGGCCTCGCGACGCGCACCAAGCTGCTGACCGCCGCCGAGAAGGTCTTCGCCGACCTCGGCTACCACGAGGCGTCGATCGTGAAGATCACCGAGCAGGCCAGCGTCGGACTCGGCACGTTCTACCTCTACTTCGAGAGCAAGCAGCAGATCTTCGAAGCCCTCGTCGAGGACCTCAACCGCCGCGTCCGACACTCCATGGCCCAGGCGATGGAGGGGGCGCCCGACCGGCTCGCAGCCGAGCGTGCCGGCTTCGCCGGGTTCTTCCGCTTCACCGCCGAGCACCCGGCGCTCTACCGCGTCGTCCGGGAGGCAGAGTTCGTCTCGCCCCAGTCGCTCGAGCTGCACTACAGCCGGATCGTCGACGGGTACGTCGAGGGGTTGCGCAAGGCGCAGGCCGTCGGCGAGGTGGACGACATCGACCCGACCGTGGCCGCCTGGGCGCTGATGGGACTGGGCGAGCTCATCGGCATGCGCTACATCCTCTGGGAGCGCGACGCCGACGGGAACCCGCCGACCGAGCTGCCGCCCGACGTCTTCGAGGACCTGATGCGCTTCATCAACAACGCACTGGCGCCCCGACCCGGGAAGGACAAGCCATGA
- a CDS encoding AMP-binding protein, which yields MRPDGPHTLGRWLSDSAANHATKVAIDDRGVTITYAELERRSTALADALVEAGHGPRDRIATLTGNSIDHVVVLFACAKAGLTLVPISWRLTTPELADCLEAANPDLVLVEDPMASSTRAALQLTPLGRNATGPRVATLGTTGVEADVPLRRSRRTPEAARPVRDDDPLLVIFTSGSEARPKGVVLTHANCFWNNLSLARVLDISSSDVVLAMLPQFHVAAWNVQPLLALWHGATVVLERTFEPSRVLQLIRQRRVTTMMAVPTQYHLLASEPGFAAADLSSLRTAVVGGSAMPESALLSWAEHGITVAAGYGLTEASPNVLIGPKGEAARPYPYVEVRIVDPVSDAELSGTAIGELEVRGPGVFAGYLDDPVATQRTMHDDWLRTGDLASRDANGGYRIVDRIKNIYISGGENVSPAEVEAVLTAHPFVADAAVLGVPDPVWGEVGVAFVVPRSGAALTEDEVLEHASAHLARFKVPRAIHVVEELPRTALGKVARAQLRDSAYINEGPDHERS from the coding sequence ATGAGGCCCGACGGACCACACACCCTCGGCCGCTGGCTGAGCGACAGCGCGGCCAACCACGCCACCAAGGTCGCCATCGACGACCGCGGGGTCACCATCACGTACGCCGAGCTGGAGCGTCGGAGCACGGCCCTGGCCGACGCGTTGGTCGAGGCAGGCCACGGCCCGCGTGACCGGATCGCCACGTTGACCGGCAACTCGATCGATCACGTCGTGGTGCTCTTCGCCTGCGCCAAGGCCGGACTCACCCTGGTCCCGATCTCGTGGCGCCTCACGACGCCCGAGCTGGCCGACTGCCTGGAGGCCGCGAACCCCGACCTGGTCCTGGTCGAGGACCCGATGGCCTCCTCCACCCGCGCCGCCCTGCAGCTGACCCCTCTCGGACGCAACGCCACCGGCCCGCGCGTGGCGACGTTGGGCACCACCGGGGTCGAGGCCGACGTCCCCCTCCGACGTTCGCGACGTACGCCGGAAGCCGCGCGCCCGGTCCGGGACGACGACCCGCTGCTGGTCATCTTCACCTCGGGCAGCGAGGCGCGACCCAAGGGCGTCGTCCTCACCCACGCGAACTGCTTCTGGAACAACCTGTCGCTCGCCCGGGTGCTCGACATCTCGTCGTCCGACGTGGTGCTCGCGATGCTGCCCCAGTTCCACGTCGCGGCCTGGAATGTCCAACCCCTGTTGGCGTTGTGGCACGGAGCGACCGTCGTCCTCGAGCGCACCTTCGAGCCGTCGCGCGTGCTCCAGCTGATCCGTCAGCGACGCGTGACGACGATGATGGCGGTGCCGACGCAGTACCACCTCCTGGCCAGCGAGCCCGGCTTCGCGGCCGCGGACCTCTCCTCCCTGCGCACCGCGGTCGTCGGCGGCTCGGCGATGCCCGAGTCAGCACTCCTGAGCTGGGCCGAGCACGGCATCACCGTCGCCGCCGGCTACGGACTGACCGAGGCCTCTCCCAACGTGCTCATCGGCCCCAAGGGCGAGGCTGCCCGCCCGTATCCCTATGTGGAGGTGCGGATCGTCGACCCCGTCTCCGACGCGGAGCTCTCCGGCACCGCGATCGGCGAGCTCGAGGTCAGGGGCCCCGGTGTCTTTGCCGGCTACCTCGACGACCCGGTCGCCACACAGCGGACCATGCACGACGACTGGCTGCGCACCGGGGACCTCGCGTCGCGCGATGCCAACGGCGGCTACCGGATCGTCGACCGGATCAAGAACATCTACATCTCCGGCGGCGAGAACGTCTCACCCGCCGAGGTCGAGGCCGTGCTGACCGCCCATCCGTTCGTCGCCGACGCCGCCGTGCTCGGCGTACCCGACCCGGTGTGGGGTGAGGTCGGCGTTGCCTTCGTCGTCCCCCGCTCGGGGGCCGCGCTCACCGAGGACGAGGTCCTCGAGCACGCCTCCGCCCACCTCGCCAGGTTCAAGGTGCCACGCGCGATCCACGTCGTCGAGGAGCTGCCACGAACGGCACTCGGCAAGGTCGCGCGCGCACAGCTCCGCGACTCCGCCTACATCAACGAAGGGCCCGACCATGAGCGCTCCTGA
- a CDS encoding branched-chain amino acid ABC transporter permease, giving the protein MSTTQDVRTTPAPRRTPAVDAPAPPRRRLPLTAIGGVALLALMVLLPLVNLTVPGVLPGPTYTAGSLNLLALCMVYASLALSYHLLLGTGGMLSFGHALYFGAGAYGLGIILAQTGIPLWPAVLVTILGVMMLAVVTGAISLRVTGIPFAMVTLAFAEAGSVLVRRNPRDLTNGGDGLIMNSDPVPEWMLGVVNTRNLYWMSLVLLAVVFLVVVWIDRSRVGHVTAAARENELRVRVLGLRPYTAKLVVFAVSGLLASTAGIMYLFLHSGTTPTSVSANLTITVLLMVVIGGVGSRWGAVAGAVVYTLFNQRLTKLAESDFVAGLPDAVRIPLSQPLFILGTVFVLIVLFLPGGIAGTLSAVTARWRRTDRGAPHGAHRLEQAASESGPIG; this is encoded by the coding sequence ATGAGCACCACCCAGGACGTGCGCACCACCCCGGCCCCCCGGCGTACGCCGGCCGTCGACGCGCCTGCCCCACCGCGGCGCCGGCTCCCGCTCACCGCCATCGGTGGAGTCGCCCTGCTGGCGCTGATGGTACTGCTGCCCTTGGTCAACCTGACCGTGCCCGGCGTGCTCCCCGGGCCGACGTACACCGCCGGATCGCTGAACCTGCTGGCGCTGTGCATGGTCTATGCCTCGCTCGCGCTCTCCTACCACCTGCTGCTCGGCACCGGCGGCATGCTGTCCTTCGGCCACGCGCTCTACTTCGGCGCCGGGGCCTACGGCCTGGGCATCATCCTGGCCCAGACCGGCATCCCGCTGTGGCCGGCCGTGCTCGTCACGATCCTCGGCGTGATGATGCTGGCGGTGGTGACCGGCGCGATCAGCCTGCGCGTCACGGGCATCCCGTTCGCGATGGTCACCCTGGCCTTCGCGGAGGCCGGCTCGGTGCTGGTGCGCCGCAACCCCCGCGACCTCACCAACGGTGGTGACGGCCTGATCATGAACAGCGACCCTGTCCCCGAGTGGATGCTGGGCGTGGTCAACACCCGCAACCTCTACTGGATGTCGTTGGTGCTGCTGGCTGTCGTGTTCCTGGTCGTGGTGTGGATCGACCGCTCGCGCGTCGGCCACGTCACCGCCGCGGCCCGGGAGAACGAGCTGCGGGTTCGGGTGCTCGGACTGCGCCCCTACACGGCCAAGCTCGTCGTCTTCGCGGTCTCCGGGCTGCTGGCCAGCACCGCCGGGATCATGTACCTGTTCCTGCACAGTGGAACCACGCCGACGAGTGTGTCGGCGAACCTCACCATCACCGTGCTGCTGATGGTCGTCATCGGCGGTGTCGGGTCCCGCTGGGGCGCCGTGGCGGGTGCCGTGGTCTACACGCTGTTCAACCAGCGCCTGACCAAGCTCGCCGAGTCGGACTTCGTGGCCGGGTTGCCCGACGCGGTGCGGATCCCGCTGTCCCAGCCGCTGTTCATCCTCGGCACCGTGTTCGTGCTGATCGTGCTGTTCCTCCCGGGTGGCATCGCCGGCACCCTGTCCGCAGTGACCGCACGCTGGCGTCGTACGGACCGGGGAGCCCCGCACGGCGCGCACCGCCTCGAGCAGGCCGCGTCCGAGAGCGGGCCGATCGGATGA
- a CDS encoding branched-chain amino acid ABC transporter permease, giving the protein MSTIVLLAVTGIGLGALYFLSASGLSLIYGLMHVLNFAHGAFLTLGAFVGWEVAKAIGPDTWAGFLASILAGAVAGALIAILTELLLIRPLYERHIEQVLVTVGLSLAAVALFEGVWGSDSITITGPGWLSDTTRVLGANIPNNRFVIIGLALLVLLAMVLFLRHTRYGMIIRAGVENRSMVTALGIDVRTAFTIVFAIGGAAAGLGGVLASSYFRSVSPSTGSSLLIFAFIVTVIGGLGSLLGAAIASIGVALLQQFANYYGSGTGDFVIVLALAVVLLVRPSGLLGRQVAA; this is encoded by the coding sequence ATGAGCACGATCGTCCTGCTCGCCGTGACCGGCATCGGGCTCGGCGCGCTCTACTTCCTCAGCGCTTCCGGCCTGTCCCTGATCTATGGCCTGATGCACGTGTTGAACTTCGCCCACGGCGCGTTCCTGACGCTGGGTGCGTTCGTCGGCTGGGAGGTGGCCAAGGCGATCGGTCCCGACACGTGGGCCGGTTTCCTCGCCTCGATCCTGGCCGGTGCCGTGGCCGGTGCCCTGATCGCGATCCTCACCGAGCTGCTCCTGATCCGGCCGCTCTACGAGCGCCACATCGAGCAGGTGCTGGTCACCGTCGGGCTCTCCCTGGCCGCGGTCGCCCTCTTCGAGGGCGTCTGGGGCTCCGACTCGATCACCATCACCGGCCCGGGCTGGCTCTCCGACACCACCCGGGTGCTCGGCGCCAACATTCCCAACAACCGCTTCGTGATCATCGGCCTGGCCCTGCTCGTCCTGCTCGCCATGGTGCTGTTCCTGCGCCACACCCGCTACGGGATGATCATCCGTGCCGGCGTGGAGAACCGCAGCATGGTCACCGCGCTGGGCATCGACGTCCGCACCGCGTTCACGATCGTCTTCGCGATCGGTGGCGCAGCCGCCGGTCTCGGTGGCGTGCTCGCCTCGAGCTACTTCCGCTCGGTCTCCCCGAGCACCGGGAGCTCGCTGCTGATCTTTGCCTTCATCGTGACGGTCATCGGCGGCCTGGGCTCGCTGCTGGGCGCTGCCATCGCCTCGATCGGCGTGGCCCTGCTCCAGCAGTTCGCCAACTACTACGGTTCCGGAACCGGAGACTTCGTCATCGTGCTCGCCCTCGCCGTGGTGCTGCTGGTGCGGCCCTCCGGCCTCCTCGGAAGGCAGGTCGCCGCATGA
- a CDS encoding ABC transporter ATP-binding protein yields the protein MSTPILEVRHLRGHIAGQQVVEDVSFDVPATGITAVLGRNGVGKTSTLKSVLGLIGRSGEVLLDGRRIDRLPTHKIVRRGVGYVPEDREVFAGLTVAENLALAERDAHPRRDFVADLFPDLVERRNQMAGTLSGGQQQMVSLGRALLNENRLLLVDEPTKGLAPRIVQQVADALEAASSDVPILLVEQNLEVVRQLANDAIVIESGRVAWSGDARTLLDDEALTKKLLGVHAETQVEVS from the coding sequence ATGAGCACCCCGATCCTCGAGGTCCGCCACCTGCGCGGCCACATCGCCGGCCAGCAGGTCGTCGAGGACGTCAGCTTCGACGTCCCGGCCACCGGCATCACCGCAGTCCTGGGGCGCAACGGCGTCGGCAAGACCAGCACGCTCAAGTCGGTCCTCGGCCTCATCGGCCGTTCCGGCGAGGTGCTGCTGGACGGCCGGCGCATCGACCGCCTGCCCACCCACAAGATCGTGCGCCGCGGCGTCGGCTACGTGCCCGAGGACCGCGAGGTCTTCGCCGGGCTGACCGTCGCGGAGAACCTGGCGCTCGCCGAGCGCGACGCCCACCCGCGACGCGACTTCGTGGCCGACCTCTTCCCCGACCTGGTCGAGCGGCGCAACCAGATGGCCGGCACGCTCTCCGGCGGCCAGCAGCAGATGGTGTCCCTCGGCCGGGCCCTGCTCAACGAGAACCGGTTGCTGCTCGTCGACGAGCCCACCAAGGGACTCGCCCCGCGCATCGTCCAGCAGGTTGCCGACGCTCTCGAGGCCGCCTCGTCCGATGTCCCGATCCTGCTCGTCGAGCAGAACCTCGAGGTCGTGCGTCAGCTGGCGAACGACGCCATCGTCATCGAGAGCGGCCGGGTCGCCTGGTCCGGGGACGCGCGGACCCTCCTCGACGACGAAGCCCTGACCAAGAAGCTCCTCGGCGTCCACGCCGAGACCCAGGTGGAGGTGTCATGA
- a CDS encoding ABC transporter ATP-binding protein, whose protein sequence is MSPTTPPALAVDGLGLQIGGATILHDVNLDVAPGSFVGVIGPNGAGKTTLFNLVSGVMQPTSGTIRLHDQDITRQPVHRRARAGLGRTFQTSNLFPQLTTLENVRMAAQVELGGSLSLLHFPRRNDRATTIAREKLEYVGLAHTIGARAGDLSHGDKRKLEIAVLLASDPDVVLLDEPMAGVGSGDVAGLTEIIRTMHRDQQCTVLMVEHHMDVLMGLVDKVAVMHQGSVLAYDTPAEVMANDVVQSAYLGVAP, encoded by the coding sequence GTGTCACCCACCACCCCGCCCGCGCTCGCGGTCGACGGCCTCGGTCTCCAGATCGGCGGCGCGACGATCCTGCACGACGTGAACCTCGACGTCGCGCCGGGCTCGTTCGTTGGAGTCATCGGCCCGAACGGCGCCGGCAAGACGACGTTGTTCAACCTCGTATCCGGGGTCATGCAGCCCACCAGCGGCACCATCCGCCTGCATGACCAGGACATCACCCGCCAGCCGGTGCACCGCCGGGCGCGGGCGGGGCTGGGACGCACCTTCCAGACCTCCAACCTGTTTCCCCAGCTCACCACGCTGGAGAACGTCAGGATGGCGGCCCAGGTCGAGCTGGGCGGCAGCCTCTCCCTGCTGCACTTCCCCCGGCGCAACGACCGCGCCACCACGATCGCCCGGGAGAAGCTCGAGTACGTCGGCCTGGCCCACACGATCGGTGCCCGTGCCGGAGATCTCTCCCACGGCGACAAGCGCAAGCTCGAGATCGCCGTGCTGCTCGCCTCCGACCCCGACGTCGTGCTCCTCGACGAACCGATGGCCGGTGTCGGCTCCGGCGACGTCGCGGGGCTCACCGAGATCATCCGCACCATGCACCGCGACCAGCAGTGCACGGTGCTGATGGTCGAGCACCACATGGACGTCCTGATGGGGCTGGTCGACAAGGTCGCGGTCATGCACCAGGGCTCGGTCCTCGCCTACGACACCCCGGCGGAGGTCATGGCGAACGACGTCGTGCAGAGCGCCTACCTGGGAGTGGCCCCATGA